TATACTGTAAATTTATTACCAACAATCTGCTCTTCTTTAAAACAACCATGATAAGCGTAAAATTCCAGTCCTTCTAATTCTATAATTCCCATCTGTGTTTGCATTAATAATGTGTGGCGAAATTAAAGTAAGAAAATTCAAATTCCAAAACCCAAGTTCCAAAACTATTGTGAGATTTGGGATATGATTCTTGAAATTTTACCACATTCTCCTTTTTACTTCAAACTTTATCCTCTACCAACTCTTCTTTATGCCTTAATTTGAAACGAATTTAGTGTATTTTATCTACTTTTGTTTTTTCGTTCTGATAAAAACAGATTAATTAATTTATTGTAAATTTAAATTTCTGCAGTTCAGTACGAAAGGCAAGGCAAATAATGTATCATTTTAAATTGAGTAGTATGGATAACAAAAATGTAAAAGAAGAGAATGTTAACGAAAGCAAATCTCTTAATTTTATCCAGCAGATCATAGAAGAAGATCTGAAAAACAATGTGAATGATGGTAGAGTACACACACGATTCCCACCAGAACCAAACGGATACCTACACATCGGTCACGCTAAGTCGATATGCCTAAACTTTAGCCTTGCCCAGCAATACCAAGGAAAATGTAACCTGCGTTTCGACGATACCAATCCTGTTAAAGAAGATACAGAGTATGTTGATTCCATTATGGAAGACATCAAATGGTTAGGATTTGAGTGGGATGGCGATCCTTTATATACTTCAGATTATTTCGATCAATTATACAATTGGGCTGTTAAGTTAATTACCGACGGTAAAGCTTATGTTGACGATCAAACTGCAGAACAAATTGCAGAACAAAAAGGAAGTCCTACAGTTCCAGGAACCGAAAGTCCGTTCCGTAATCGTAGTGTTGAAGAGAATCTTGATTTATTCGAGAGAATGAAAAAAGGTGAATTTAAGGATGGAGAAAAAGTATTGCGAGCCAAAATCGATATGGCTTCACCAAATATGCACATGCGCGATCCTTTAATGTATCGTATCATGCATGCACATCATCATCGCACAGGCGACAAGTGGTGCATTTACCCAATGTACGATTATGCTCATGGAGAGTCTGATTATATAGAAGGAATAACACACTCTATTTGTACTTTGGAATTCGAAGTTCACCGTCCGCTTTACGAATGGTTTGTAAATAACATTACCGATACAGAATATCGCCCTAAACAGCGCGAATTTGCTCGCTTAAACTTAAGCTATACAGTAATGAGTAAGCGTAAGTTGCTGGAATTGGTTACAGACAATCACGTTAACGGATGGGATGATCCGCGAATGCCAACCGTTTCGGGTTTACGACGCAGAGGTTATACCGCTAAATCTATTCGTAATTTTGCAGATACAATTGGTGTAGCAAAACGTAATAATGTTATTGATGTATCGCTTTTAGAGCATTGTGTTCGTGAGGATTTAAATAAAATAGCTACTCGTGTAATGGGTGTTTTAAACCCAGTTAAGCTGATTATTGACAACTACGAAGAAAGTGCCGAAGAAATGTTAAGCATCGATAATAATCCTGAAGATGAAAACGCTGGAAAACGCGAAATTCCATTTTCCAAAGAATTATATATTGAACGTGAAGATTTCATGGAAGATGCTCCTCGTAAATTTTTCCGCATGACTCCGGGTCGTGAAGTTCGTTTAAAAGCGGCCTATATTGTAATGTGCGAAAATGTTGTGAAGGATTCCGATGGCAACATCACTGAGATTCATTGTACCTACGATCCTAAATCGAAAAGTGGTAGCGGATCGGAAGAAAGTAAACGTAAAGTAAAGGGAACATTGCATTGGGTATCTGTTAAACATGCTGCCAAAGCCGAAGTTCGTATTTACGACCGTTTATTTAACGATGAAGCACCAGATGGTCACAAAGACGTGGATTTTAAAGATTTTATTAATCCAGATTCTTTAAAAGTTTTAAGTGAATGTTACGTTGAACCATTTTTGAAAAATGCAAAAACAGAGCAACACCTACAGTTTACTCGTTTAGGATATTTCTCGGTCGATAAAGATACAACTGCCGATAAGTTGATCTTTAACCGTACTGTTTCCTTAAAAGATTCATGGGCAAAAGCACAAAAA
This genomic interval from uncultured Marinifilum sp. contains the following:
- a CDS encoding glutamine--tRNA ligase/YqeY domain fusion protein, whose translation is MDNKNVKEENVNESKSLNFIQQIIEEDLKNNVNDGRVHTRFPPEPNGYLHIGHAKSICLNFSLAQQYQGKCNLRFDDTNPVKEDTEYVDSIMEDIKWLGFEWDGDPLYTSDYFDQLYNWAVKLITDGKAYVDDQTAEQIAEQKGSPTVPGTESPFRNRSVEENLDLFERMKKGEFKDGEKVLRAKIDMASPNMHMRDPLMYRIMHAHHHRTGDKWCIYPMYDYAHGESDYIEGITHSICTLEFEVHRPLYEWFVNNITDTEYRPKQREFARLNLSYTVMSKRKLLELVTDNHVNGWDDPRMPTVSGLRRRGYTAKSIRNFADTIGVAKRNNVIDVSLLEHCVREDLNKIATRVMGVLNPVKLIIDNYEESAEEMLSIDNNPEDENAGKREIPFSKELYIEREDFMEDAPRKFFRMTPGREVRLKAAYIVMCENVVKDSDGNITEIHCTYDPKSKSGSGSEESKRKVKGTLHWVSVKHAAKAEVRIYDRLFNDEAPDGHKDVDFKDFINPDSLKVLSECYVEPFLKNAKTEQHLQFTRLGYFSVDKDTTADKLIFNRTVSLKDSWAKAQKKKK